In Elusimicrobiales bacterium, a genomic segment contains:
- a CDS encoding class I SAM-dependent methyltransferase produces the protein MGHSYTLKNSKSEEARLSAQAKTLYGGAGIFNRLLKNGYKILDVGCGTGVIAEHIASNLGDSQVFGIDIDDEKIKGNTLKYGHKNLKFDVGDCYKIPYPDNYFDAVYCRFLLMHLDEPQKAVKAMARVVKKGGIVLAHEGLHDAIWISPPRPRFTKFIKAWMRKMAALGQDCSVGLRLNALFEKAGLDGINIDIKTHGAIGSCNDFNAYMENWKQHLPSLKSSMKNILTEKTVAEIERELSDFDSSHYYLELTVLASGRK, from the coding sequence ATGGGTCATTCTTATACATTGAAAAACAGCAAATCCGAGGAAGCTCGGCTGAGCGCTCAGGCAAAGACACTTTACGGGGGAGCGGGGATTTTCAATCGGTTGCTGAAAAATGGATATAAAATTCTAGACGTGGGTTGCGGAACCGGAGTAATAGCGGAACATATAGCCTCAAACTTAGGGGACAGCCAAGTTTTTGGCATTGATATTGACGATGAAAAAATCAAGGGAAACACGCTGAAATATGGTCACAAAAATCTCAAGTTTGATGTGGGCGATTGTTACAAAATCCCGTATCCCGATAACTATTTTGATGCGGTTTATTGCCGCTTTTTGCTGATGCATCTTGATGAGCCGCAAAAAGCGGTAAAAGCGATGGCGCGGGTCGTGAAAAAGGGCGGGATAGTTTTGGCGCACGAGGGTTTGCATGACGCGATTTGGATTTCCCCGCCCCGTCCTCGCTTTACAAAATTTATCAAGGCATGGATGCGAAAAATGGCCGCGCTCGGACAAGACTGTTCCGTCGGACTGCGTCTCAACGCGCTGTTTGAAAAAGCGGGGCTTGACGGCATTAACATTGACATCAAAACGCATGGGGCCATCGGCTCCTGCAATGACTTCAATGCGTATATGGAAAACTGGAAACAACATTTGCCCAGTTTAAAATCCTCCATGAAAAATATTCTGACTGAAAAAACTGTCGCTGAAATTGAGCGGGAGTTGTCCGATTTTGATTCCTCTCACTACTATCTGGAATTAACCGTTCTGGCGAGCGGGCGAAAATGA